A section of the Paenibacillus odorifer genome encodes:
- a CDS encoding alpha/beta fold hydrolase, with product MPIAKLNGTSLYYEINGTGTPVVFIHGHGLTHSMFKPQLEYFSDKYKVILCDLRGNGKSGKLLEAPHEIIETQCLDLIMLLNDLGIREAVFVGIAYGGLVVQHIAKQYPERVKAIVVADSFCRTHGSTIVGKIQTMAAYCSLLMYYLPSELVLPSIRMMYRERWSLAYNEIRRGLLDKRPRELYRQRLATSHVDYTRCLKAFKRPALCIVGDFNEFGVNCMKEMVSQLPHAQLAIIPNALDPSNLCQPEQFNAILQRFLEKQQGSQQIS from the coding sequence TTGCCTATCGCTAAACTGAACGGAACTTCGCTCTATTATGAAATCAATGGAACTGGCACTCCGGTTGTGTTTATCCATGGACATGGATTAACACACAGTATGTTCAAACCACAGCTGGAGTATTTTTCCGATAAATATAAAGTGATTTTGTGCGATTTACGGGGGAATGGTAAGTCTGGTAAACTGCTGGAGGCCCCACATGAGATTATTGAGACGCAATGTCTGGATTTGATTATGCTGTTGAATGACCTAGGTATCCGTGAAGCAGTTTTTGTAGGAATCGCCTATGGTGGCTTAGTCGTTCAGCATATTGCCAAACAATATCCTGAGCGTGTAAAAGCAATTGTGGTCGCAGACAGCTTCTGTAGGACTCACGGATCAACAATTGTAGGGAAAATACAAACTATGGCAGCATATTGCAGTTTGCTAATGTATTATCTCCCAAGCGAGCTGGTGTTGCCTTCGATTCGGATGATGTACCGAGAGCGCTGGAGTCTGGCCTACAATGAGATTAGAAGAGGGCTGCTGGACAAACGTCCCCGGGAGCTTTATCGGCAAAGGCTGGCTACGAGCCATGTTGATTACACCAGATGCTTAAAGGCTTTTAAACGTCCTGCTTTATGTATTGTAGGGGACTTTAATGAATTTGGAGTGAATTGTATGAAGGAAATGGTGTCCCAGCTGCCACATGCGCAGTTGGCGATTATTCCGAACGCATTAGATCCAAGTAATCTGTGCCAGCCGGAGCAATTCAATGCGATTCTTCAGCGTTTCTTGGAGAAGCAGCAGGGCAGTCAGCAGATTAGCTGA
- a CDS encoding Nif3-like dinuclear metal center hexameric protein: MSLTIRAIMEDLMGTVEQVEGTVDILNPGEPETEVTGIITAFSATQNVVEQAIALGANLLITHEGVFYSHHAASEWLEGDPVYHAKKSLIEHSQIAIFRYHDYWHRQKPDGIMVGLLGELDWSAYVEEQQAAATILTIPAMTVLEAAQYIKSKLGISYVRAAGDLSLSCKRVGILVGYRGGGTMAIPHFNDHNLDLIIAGEGPEWETPEYVRDAGHQGRSKALIMLGHAESEAPGMKYLAEILADKYPMLPSRFIAEQPIYQMV; the protein is encoded by the coding sequence GTGAGCCTCACGATTAGAGCGATTATGGAAGATTTAATGGGAACTGTGGAACAGGTAGAAGGCACTGTCGATATTCTGAACCCAGGGGAACCGGAAACTGAAGTCACAGGGATTATTACGGCCTTCTCTGCCACACAAAATGTTGTGGAGCAAGCAATAGCGTTAGGAGCCAATTTGCTGATCACGCATGAAGGTGTATTTTATAGCCATCATGCGGCGAGCGAGTGGTTAGAAGGTGATCCGGTTTATCATGCGAAAAAAAGTCTGATCGAACATTCCCAAATTGCTATTTTTCGTTATCATGATTATTGGCATCGGCAAAAGCCGGATGGAATTATGGTGGGTTTGCTGGGAGAACTAGATTGGTCCGCATACGTGGAAGAGCAGCAAGCAGCTGCTACGATTCTCACTATTCCTGCTATGACTGTACTGGAAGCTGCTCAGTATATTAAAAGTAAGCTAGGGATCTCTTATGTACGCGCTGCTGGTGACCTGTCTCTGTCCTGCAAACGCGTAGGGATATTAGTAGGTTACAGAGGAGGCGGGACGATGGCTATTCCGCATTTTAATGATCACAATCTTGATTTAATTATTGCTGGAGAGGGACCAGAGTGGGAGACTCCGGAATATGTGCGGGATGCAGGGCACCAAGGCAGATCTAAAGCGCTCATCATGTTAGGTCATGCGGAGAGTGAAGCGCCGGGAATGAAATATTTAGCTGAAATCTTAGCAGACAAATATCCCATGCTTCCTAGCCGGTTCATTGCTGAACAACCCATCTATCAGATGGTTTAA